From Triticum urartu cultivar G1812 chromosome 2, Tu2.1, whole genome shotgun sequence, a single genomic window includes:
- the LOC125536323 gene encoding uncharacterized protein LOC125536323, protein MEAEVQAREEVEEEEEEVACECCGFTEECTAPYIAGVRARYGGRWICGLCGDAVAEEMCRASPPVSPAEALDRHACVCGEGRRASAPPSPGDELIAALRLLLRRRLGSPSPPRLVRSTPSSPRRDAVAPAAAAGAGPGAGGPLARTESCFAALVE, encoded by the coding sequence ATGGAGGCGGAGGTGCAAGCGcgcgaggaggtggaggaggaggaggaggaggtggcgtgCGAGTGCTGCGGGTTCACGGAGGAGTGCACGGCGCCGTACATCGCCGGCGTGCGCGCGCGGTACGGCGGGCGGTGGATCTGCGGGCTGTGCGGGGACGCGGTGGCCGAGGAGATGTGCAGGGCCTCGCCGCCGGTGTCGCCCGCGGAGGCGCTGGACCGCCACGCCTGCGTGTGCGGCGAGGGGCGCCGCGCGTCCGCTCCCCCGTCGCCCGGCGACGAGCTCATCGCGGCCCTGCGGCTGCTGCTCCGCCGCAGGCTGggctcgccgtcgccgccgaggCTGGTCCGCTCCACGCCGAGCAGCCCGAGGCGCGACGCCGTGGCCCCCGCCGCGGCCGCGGGCGCCGGGCCCGGCGCCGGCGGCCCGCTCGCGCGCACCGAGAGCTGCTTCGCCGCGCTCGTGGAGTAG